A section of the Phacochoerus africanus isolate WHEZ1 chromosome 4, ROS_Pafr_v1, whole genome shotgun sequence genome encodes:
- the LOC125125346 gene encoding uncharacterized protein LOC125125346, producing MPYSAIHSRLLSQVTLDGLSSGIPCSTLPELSWAPVLSPQQTCLGPCWDFGALQALQGEEDAGIALSRRNFHGSHLLLPTRIAGNGGALCQSMEQLDGKIWFFRVSGIPTAEICPPNSPSPQPGISKNQASGEMLMGCTMGKAVVTGTASLSSRSPGQQVEGSLDLPAVHLAEEEMMVKGKDTSSLKPGSQGVGGRGRSRAQVCGLNELGTATGGDIVLPLHRGTMGFWKFPPFLVLSILVLYQAGMFHTAPMRLPLESSFDSATLTEEEVSLLLVAMVQDYVQMKATVLEQESEDFSITAQERSCNTASCVTHKMTGWLSRSGSVAKNNFMPTNMGSKILD from the exons ATGCCTTACTCTGCAATTCATTCTAGGCTCCTTTCACAGGTAACTCTGGATGGTCTCAGTTCGGGGATTCCCTGCTCTACTCTTCCTGAGCTGAGCTGGGCTCCAGTCTTGTCCCCGCAGCAGACGTGCTTAGGTCCGTGTTGGGATTTTGGAGCTCTCCAGGCACTTCAGGGAGAGGAGGATGCAGGAATAGCTTTGAGCAGAAGAAACTTTCATGGATCCCATCTCCTCTTACCTACAAGGATCGCTGGAAATGGG GGTGCTCTTTGCCAGAGTATGGAGCAGCTGGACGGTAAAATCTGGTTCTTCAGAGTCTCAGGGATTCCAACTGCAGAGATATGTCCTCCCaactccccttccccccagccaGGTATAAGCAAAAATCAGGCATCAGGAGAGATGCTGATGGGTTGCACTATGGGAAAAGCTGTGGTGACAGGTACTGCGAGTCTGTCCTCCAGGAGTCCTGGCCAACAGGTTGAAG GCTCACTGGATCTTCCAGCAGTCCACTTGGCTGAGGAGGAAATGATGGTGAAAGGAAAGGACACGAGCAGCCTGAAGCCAGGAAGCCAGGGAgttggaggcagaggcaggagcagaGCCCAGGTCTGTGGGCTCAATGAACTTGGAACTGCTACAGGTGGTGACATTGTTCTTCCCTTGCATAGGGGCACCATGGGCTTCTGGAAATTTCCGCCCTTCCTGGTTCTCAGCATCCTGGTCCTGTACCAGGCAGGCATGTTCCACACAGCACCAATGAG ATTGCCTTTGGAGAGCAGCTTTGATTCTGCCACACTCACAGAGGAGGAAGTGTCCCTTCTACTGGTTGCAATGGTGCAGGATTATGTGCAGATGAAGGCCACTGTACTGGAGCAGGAGTCAGAGGACTTCAG CATCACTGCCCAGGAGAGATCCTGTAACactgctagctgtgtgacccacAAGATGACAGGCTGGCTGAGCAGATCTGGGAGCGTGGCTAAGAACAACTTCATGCCCACCAACATGGGCTCCAAAATCTTGGACTGA